The DNA region aGTGGTCTGCCTGCACACATACATTCGCTCTTCTCCACCCCACACCCAATCATATTCCGCAAATTTACACTAATTTCCAATACCCTGTTGAAGTAAGAAAATACATCTAATGCTTTCCTTAAAAAAAGATCGTAAAACACacaacgttttttttttcaactccaAAATATTCTTTTGATCTTTTGgattaattatgaaattaatcatCAATATGAAACttaatcacatttaaaaaaatttatccctCCTCAATAGTCAATAGTATATCCTTCGGAAATTGAACTCAATTTTCCCACAAATCTTCATATGTGTTAATTAAGTTACACTGATTAGACCAACTACTTATTTAATACCTatagaagaaaaagtaaaaatattaaacatataaTTGAATCTTTATACAtgttagaaaattttaattaagtctctatactaaaaaaaaaaacttattaaattaattcGTATATGTAAAATTGATCTTTCCCCCGTGTATTTGTCCAGGGCTAACTTACTAaggtaattttcttttaaatttatttatttgattatgtttgatgaaactaattgaaaaattatatggaaattaaaaagctaatttattaaatttgtaagtgtttaaaataaaactgtaaaatgacataaaattaataaaattattatttatttttaaaaaagatagttataaaatatgataaatatattaaggatgataagaaaagaaaatataaaatgttggAGAATatcaattttactatttttatccaaatctcaccactttttttttattaacgttTACAACTTTGAATATTcactaaaaaaatctataaaatattttacataatattttaatttaatttttacaacgatttttttattatgtcaaaatagaatatataatacctcctgttttttcttttacttaaaaaaaaacatgtctcAAATCCAACCTAATGATTTTTCttaatgaaaacataaaatattgattatttaattttaggaaattctcttttattttctttgtttcaaATCTCAAAactcaaatataaaaactacaaagtttttaacttcaaaaataaattttaaattaaaattataaaagtacgAAAAACTTAAACtcaaacttgatttttttaacttttatttcaaattaactttttaaatctaaaaaataataatacactgTTTAAGAGCACaacttattatattatttatttcttaataataCGTGGCTTCatagttattaaataatattttcattatttttatttataattttttaataataaaaatgtgcctcgtaaacatgaaaataaagtggTGTGATACAATGCTGTTAGAATTATTTCGgaagttattttgttttgtttttattattttattttatttttaaaatctccAAATGTATCATTTAATAGGAGGAATTGTTTAAAGAAAGTAAAATCAAACGAGTTATAAATCTAAAagacaataattattatttttatataattttatttactcaaaatgttaattagtgttcttaaaatattttctgatagttttaaataaaaaaattacttaaaagttttatgataaatatatttttaattaaacaattgcatttttaatttttaaacaagtACTTGTAAGatttattagttattactatgtctcttttaattattagcatATTTGAACTAGTCATTGTGGAACACTAACTCTTACTTTGTCTTCATTATGAtagattgttttcttttttgtgtgaTTTGGTAGACATGGTCGTTTTCTCACCtcttttattttagataatatgTGTGGCATTATCTTTACTGTTATAATAATCGGGGtaggttttatatatatatatatatatatatatatatatatatatatatatatatatataaaatattaatgaaatgatATAATCCATTTGCGGGATTTTTTTGTAATGAAATTATGGAGTAATGAAAAGGTTTTTAGAGAAGGATTTTAGTCACtttaatgattttccttcttgtaAAAGTTAGTTTTTTGCTATCGACTAAAACACACTTGGGCTACTTtggctattaaaaaaaatgtaggttATATTTTGCAAtgtattcaattaatttttaatttttttattagttaaaaacttatttgattatttccgtaaataatttttttaatagtttttagtatttttgaAATGTACTTGGAATAGTATGCTTAAAATAGTTagtttctagtttttttatattttttatttttatcattgatatattaattcattttctttattactttttaaaataaatcatgattttatcattttttatcatttcatattttctaattattttattagttaattttatcaaatttttaataagttaattttttaggtTTCACCTttctatcaaataatttttcatctccCAATCAACTTTAccaaaataatcataataaataatattaattttaacgaAAAAATTGTATAGTGTGATTTGGCATAAATTTATATCTACattctaaaacaaattttactTTACCAAccaaatgaaatatataatgttttattacttcattttttaaatttcataatcaaatataaatcatttttattaaaatgtgccaatattaaaattgtttaaaaataaatttgaccaaagtcaattatattaatttcaacACATGAGTGTGTTAACTTATTCTATGTTTAGAATGAAGGGAAGAGAGTTtgagagaaatgaaaaaaaaaatgaaatttgaattgaaaggaaagtgaaagaattttttttataatttttttataagctaacttttttatttatttttattttctcttaatttaaatatatatatatatatatgtgtgtgtgtgtgtgtgtgttatatgtgtttttttctctactttcttttttttctatcaacATATGTAatagagtaaaaaataaaaaagtcatttcttaaaaaaaaaatatgtcacaaaattttattgtttatttcaattcatttttcatATTCTTTGGCCTGAACCAAACAGTCTCTTAATAATGGACTTATGGGAAGGTGTTGTTGAATCGACAAGAGGAAAACGTAGGGGACAGATAGCCGACGAGGGGACTTGAGGTACTACTTGCTAGTCTCAGACGTGTGACGTGTGACGTGTTTAAGTTTCACAATCTTGTGATGTGTGCAATTACAGTACGTTTCTATTTTTTGTGGTCGAATCTCGTCtcgtattaaattatttatgggGCACGCGGTGTAACAACACGCCTTGAACGCGCTTCTAACTTTAATACGCGAAAaggaaatatgataaaaaaacacaaattttctgttttaataaacaaataaataaatatttgacaaGAAGAATGTTtaaaatctgttttttttttctctgaacTTGACTTGTATTTTGGTCGTGAAGatagaaaatgaattaaaagaagtaaaataaaatagaaaataagattgTTGGGTCAAataaaagagagtgaaaaataataaaacatttaaattaaaataatttgatcgataaaaaataactctagTGTTTTAAGAATGGGATCGATCGATTCGACCGGAATTTAATGATTACACTAGTTTGATTCACTGaaatatctttaatatattaaaattggtgAAGCTTAGATTTAATTGGAAGGATTTTTGGTTTAACTGAATCTTTGATAGAATCgagtgttttttttaagtattatgaactttttatgttattttttgtaaatttatgtttgtttttaagACATCACATTTAAGACATCAAATTTATGTTTCCAGATTCAGCTCTGGCATGGATTAATTTCCGATGGCATGATCCAGGATACATCCATTCAACACTTATGACAGAACTTTATGGAATAAATTGAGGTTATTGTTTATTTAGCCATGTTTAGTTGCATTAATAACTGATCTGAAAATGATTTTACACTGAAAAAAGCTTGACTACTCAATGCAATACGAGTGATACATCTAAACAGTAGCAATTTGTATTTGTGCATCAGGTATATCAAAATATCGTGATTAACAGATGATGCTCACTAAATAAGATCACATCATTACATAATCAGTATGTATTATGTAATGTACTGACTAAAACAGCCAGGAGCACGTTCAATTACTAAAGCTATAGCTAATACGTAAATTCATCGTTAAATCCATATAATCGGTGACGACAGGGTCAAGAGACTTAAGCCACTGCACTCCTAAGACGAGGTCAGCTCCACAAAGTGGCAAAACATGGAAATCAACTAGGAATGACTATCCTTGAACATGAACCACAACGTCGTTACAGAGTTGGTAGCACTCAATCTCGTTGTCGTTGCCGACCATGACCTGTAAGGGTGTAGTGGGCTGAGTGGTGAGGCCCAAAGCCGAAACCAAGCATTCTTGTGGGTGATACCCCATCAATTAAGATCAGCACTTGAGCTAGGGCTTCATTCTCCGCTAACTCGGTTCCCCAATCCGCAATGAAGGTGTCGCTTGACGAAAGATTGTCGTCATCCGCGATCAACAGGAAGAGTTTGGAAGAGCATCTGTGGCCTCGAGAGAACATTGTTGAATCAATTTATTAAGCATGTGCATGACAATTTTAAATGCAGACATAGACTGAAGTACATATCCAATCATGGATTCTTATATGCTCATAAAacataacaaatttatttaagcTTTGGAGTCATTGCTATTAGAAAATAAGGTTAGCAAATCAAGCTCCTTAGACCTTGGTTACAGTACCTTCTTGTGGTAGTTGACCACATTGTGAACATGAAACAGGTTAACTTGGTTCCCATGTGCATAATTATGAGAGAACTTGTTCCATGTTTCAAAATGAACATAAAGCCATTCCTACAAAAGCATGGAATAGACACATTATATCAAAAATTACAGTGCTCTTGTGCATGTTATCATTGGCATAGTTGGCTTCACCTTTGATTAGATAGTTGTCAAACAATGTAAGTAATTATCTAGTCGTCATACTCTTTCCTTCTCAATCCTTTAAACTTTTTATATCTTctcttgccaaaaaaaaaaaatacaacataaTTTTTTCGTATATACATCCATATCTGATATCTCAGGACTTTGCTTGTGGTTTTTTACAAAGCAATCATATTGTATGTTTTCTTTCATTGACAGGTGGAGAGCTGAGCCATAGAAGATTTGAGTTTGGTTATTTAAGAGCACATGCTAATAATACTAGGGGAGATTAAATTTAAGAGGTTATTATTTACATGCCTATATTTCATTCTCAATCGCCACCATGGTAAGAGGAAATGGGCAGGGTTAAGTTTATCCAATTTTTTACCCGTTCAATCTGTTTCTGTATTGCTGTCTATTGATAAGGGATTTCTCAGTGGATCTTTTCTACGcaccattttttcttcttaaaattcCCTCACAacgatttgaaagaaaaaaaataaaaagaagaaacaaacatCTCATTTAAACATGAAACAAGAAAGAACAATGAAATAAACACAAGGCCAAGTCTAAGGATAGTCTCCAAAACAACTTGTTGCGACAATATTAGGTagcttattatttttctataaaaaaatagctTGATTATTTACATATTAGGTTCAGTCAAACTCTGGCATTAATTGCATCTTAAAGTCTTAGACACTAATGAATGCCTATTATCAGTTGACATTAACCTATTTCCATATGCAAAGATCAACGATTTTCCCTTTcccaataaatttatcatcacTTCACTAGAAGAATGAGCGTTCATGGACAAAATAAAATGTGGGATCACTCCAATAAGATATATAATTAGGGATGGCAAAAAACTTCGTGCCCATGGATATTCGTGGATAAAATCGACAATGAATAGAAGATGAATAGTGCAAATGGATATCCACTACCTGTGGATAcggattttttttaactatccaTTAGTTAACAGGGTGGTCGGAACAGAGATTGTAATAGTATCTGCACTTGCTACTTGTACAATTATGAAAATACCTCATATAATATGTCTTAGATAGACTAATTTTATTTGAACCAATTTAAGGAGactaatattatttgaatttatgttTTGGAGTTATGCAATGGAGTTCTTAGcattatatgtttttctttcttttgctaaAATAAAGAATTGAATATCCACGGATAGTTAGATTCATGGATATCCACATATTCGCGGGACAGACACGAACAGATTTTCTAACTCGTGAGGTGGGTGGTAGTTGGACACTACCCGTGTCCGTTGCCATTGCTATCTATAATTATGTGGATCATCCAAGTGTACTGGATCATCCAAGTATAGTGCATCATTCACTCTTCAATGGCAAAAATACCAAACTGGGtcctttttacaaatttttttaccaaaattggcttgttttgtaattatttactcTATGAGTCTCATTTTTTACTACAATGCGTCTATCCGAGAAGCGCGTTTCACGAGAAGCTGACACGTGGCATGACGTGACTAGGTGACAGGGGAGGTGGGACAGGGGGAGGAAGTGGTGGCCTGCCAGGTGCGACCACTCTATGGGTCTCTTTTTTTACTACAACGCGCCTATCCGAGGAGTGTGTTTCACGAGAAGCTGACACATGGCATGACGTGACTAGGTGACAGAGGAGGTGTGACAAGGGGAGGAAGTGGTGGCCTGCCAGGCGCGACCACTAGTGGTAGCCTGTCAGGCGCGACCGCTAGTGGTGGCCAGCCTGACACTTCCTTCTTCCCTATAAAACCCCTCGTCCTCCGTTTCATTTGCGCTACAAAAtcgttaaaataaattaacatcaacaaattactcaaaataaattaaattactgtcAGAACAAATTACTACTTCGCACACTCATGATGCAAAATAATCAGCATTTATTTTTAACGTCTATGTAAATtttggttattaaaaaaatataccaacaacatcaataattatgagcttaactaataataataataatgtggtGGACGTAAAAACtactacaataaataattattgtcatcaacaaacaaatataacatatataaacacaacataattataatcaaaaattaaattattaagttacaaaaaattactatttatcacaaaaaaatataaacaaaattattattttattttatagttcgTGCCAATTTGTTTATGCACctacaaaatataatcattattatcatcaacaaaataaatattaaataatgttataatatatcgaagaaaaaaaatatttactagtgGTCGCGCCTGACAGGCCATCACTTCCTCTCCTTATCCCACCTCCCCTGTCACCTAGTTACGTCATATCACGTGTCAGTTTCTCATGGAACGCGCTCCTCATATAGGGGCgttgtaataaaaaaagagacCCATAGAGTATATAATTACAAAACAaactcattttaattaaaaatttgtaaaaaggaCCCAGTTTGGTATTTTTGCGCTCTTCAATTGCTCTTTTTCTCCTGTactttcacaaaatataaaatattgtttaagCGCGTGTAATAAATGGCATCTGATCTTTTCAATGTGCATAAACAATTAGTAAGGTGTTTGTTTTCGTAGTAGCATAAAAGTAATACTACAAAACGTAAACGCAGACGACCTTTGAGTGGTTGCAAACATAAAAGCAAATACCCACAAAGTGCTGAGTTTTAGCCAAAAGGGAATACACACCATTGGCTATTATGGATCAGTATTGTATTTTCCAGAAGCTCAAATACTGGTTTTCATAATACATTGATAATTTGATATCGAAATTAAGTCCATAGTTTTTGTagctaaaatattaataagtgaGAGTGAACCTTTCGTAGAAAACCTTGAACTAGTATGCAATCGAAAGCAAGTGTACACAAAATCATGTGCAGTTAACCATCACTATTTCCCTATCTGGTTATCATCAAAACCTAATGTAGATTGTCCAGTTGTCCAAACCATGATTTCAAAGAATTCATATAGTACATCTACAATGCCACGAGTTCAATAATTAACTATCAAGGCGAGGAAGGCTACACAATAAGAATCAGAAGCTAGATTGAGTCGAAGGTCCAAACAAATAATGATTAGCCGGCGAGAGTTACATccataaatttattatcatgTGAAGACAATCTTTTCAGGTAAGCGCTTGCAAAATCCATGTATATCGATGTCAAGCTCCGAAAAAATGGACAACACATATGGTTCGCCACCATATGGTTTGTGAAATAGACAAATCATAAGCCAATTAGAGACGAAAAAAGTACACATCAATTACACCGTGGCCCGTGGGGATAGAATAGAATATGGTTCGCCACCATCTACCATAAATTGAGCACATTAGCGCGCCTTAACGAAAAAAGGTAGTAATGGTCATCAAACCGAGTCCAAGACTAAGCTAAACCACCCTTAATATAATACTATATATCTTCCCATTATGCCATCTTGGGTTACATAGATCCAATGTCGTGCAAGAACTAATAAAGTTGAAGAACCATATAATATGAATGGGGACTGGCATATATAGTAGTAGTACCCATCAACATAAAGGAGGTATGACAATAAAATAAGGCTAGCTAAGGTAAGTAGAGAGAGTAGAAAGTGATGGATGGATGAGCTAGCGGCGATGGGGGCAGAAGGTGACCAAATAGTTAGCTTTGGTGCAAGTAGCGATGCTGGTGGGGTCATCATAGGCATAGGAGTAGGCCTTGGGGCATGCGGTCTTGAAGATCTTGGAATAGACGGTGGGCTTGCAGGCCTGTGGGCTTCCATAGGAGCCCGTGCAGCAGTACCTGGGGGAGTTGAAAGCGGAGCAAGCGCTCTTGCAGGCCACCACGCGCTTGTTGTCGCGTGAGCGCACTTGGAGGCCAACGGGGCACATGGTGTTGAGGTCGCTCACGCACCCGGCGTAGCTGCATTTTCCGGATCCCTTGAAGGGGGTGATGGAGATGGGTAGGTTGTACCCGTCCACCAGGCTCACGTCGTAGAAGTCCTGCTCGTTGCCCAGGGTGAACTCCGCCAGGGTCGCCGGTGGGCTTCCGCCGATGCCGTTGCAGAACAGGGACCCGCCGCAGTCCCCGGTGGCGCAGCGCCCCCGGCCGCCGGCGTCGAAGGAACAGCCGTGGCGGCCCCAGAAGCGCCCGGACCATAGAGCGGGGAGCTGGAGGGAGTAGGCCCGGTTTGGGGCGAGCTTGAAGCCTCCGCGGGCCAGAACGGGCTTTCCTGCGCTGGGCTGGATCCCGGGCCACACTGGGTGCGGGCACTTGTTGTAGAAAATCACTGAGGATGATGCTGAAACCTTGAGCACTGTGAGTGTGAGAAAGAAGATGGTGGTGAGAAAGGGTCTGAGACTGAGCAGCATTGAGCCCATCATGGCCATGGTACAACAATGCTATAGGGATGGGCTGTTTTATAGACGCAAATGAGGGAGGGGTATGCTATGGGGGTTTAAGCAAACATAAATAAATGCGGGCCCTATACACATACAAACGTTAGGAGACGACAGCTTTTATTAAAGTGTTCAAATCGTCTTCCTCCCACACTTCTGTCAAaccttcttttattttacttttttaacccCACACCCATAGATAAATGTTTTGAATTCTGATGTaagaaatgttattttaaatatatttttttattatttcaaattttaaaattctgattTTTATAAAGTATTCACATACTccctcaataaaaaaatttatagtcttaaaaaatgtatattaatataGTATCACTCCCTCCCTGGTCTGTTTAGTAAGgtgaagataaataaataaataaataaataagggaattaaaataaagtgtaaAATTATGAGTCtcgtattattttattttattcatttttatctctttttttttataaagaaaggtAACAGAATGTCAATAATGGAAAAAGCATTTTGGTTAATGCTGGGGGCCCGAGAAGAAGAGTGTGAGAGAGGGTGTGGGGAAGGAAAGGTTTGTCTTTGTCCGCATCacagaacaagaaaaagaaaagaaaagaaatggatGCAATATGCTACAAATTTCACATGACGAGAGAATCGCTCTGCCGCTCCGCACTAGCCTGCTCTGAGCCTGCACTCTGCACAAACGACCCGACCCATTCTAAAAGGCCACATTTCTTTTTCACTTAAATATTagactaatttaattttcatctcccattttttaaaatttattattttaatttttttaatttttaatggtaatattttgttttttaaatttgtaattttaatttttctgataaattgttaattaataattatcttttaaaaataattgtaattattaaatatattaaattaattataaattaaataaaaattataaaaaaatttaataaaagaatattaatcTCAGTATGATATTATTGTGGGTAGAGTCATGTGTGAGTAAAAGTAAAACAATTTGTGGAGAAGATAAAGAATATAATATTgtgaaatttttgaattaataattttttattcaattttttaataattaattattttgtaattaatttaataactcaattaaacataattatttattaataatatattaagagaattaaatattaatttataagattAAGGGATGAAATGTTATAAGTAAAATTCAggatatcaaaatcataaatttaaaaaattagaggaatcaaaattacaatttaatctattttttaaataaatagaaatatttaataaaatttaattagtattCTTTTGATACTGGTTAtaggataatatttttttcaccctGAACATCATGGTATTGCTCCCACGTTCTCTAACAGAGAGACGATAATGGCGTTGTTTCCAATTCCACTTCCTACTACAGTATTCCCTTGGAAATGATAttgaaagaataattaatagtagtattatttttcacatattaatataatatgaatCATATTATacatacaatttattttataacattattttttattttatcatagtatcacttattttattccatgctatttttcttatgtgtctttttatataaaacaatgCACAAATATATTGCAGAactatcattttataaattgaCATTTCGATACCAAAGTATAACTCGATTGTCACAAGCTACTCCACCAATATGACTCACAACAATAACACTATATTAGggttaatagttttttattataatttttaataattaatgagttttatttaattaatatttaatttaatttaatatctcaATTTCATGTTTGTGGACACCTGTAATGGATTAAAACATGAGAAGAATAGGGAAGCAGAAAGTTGAGGTTTGATGGAGGAGAAACAGAATTGTCGTGAAGGGATTCGTTCTACCCTATGGATCGGAATTGAGGAACAACAGGCGCTAGTTCAAAGTTGCAAAGTGAGGATCAGACATGAGAGCAAGGCAGGCAAATTTATGTGaatggattaatttttttaaaaatgtataggaatagataaattttgaaaatattcttGTTTATCACCAAgcagtattttaaaatacaacttCATATGAATAAATCCTGTTTTAAAACAcgattttagaa from Glycine soja cultivar W05 chromosome 8, ASM419377v2, whole genome shotgun sequence includes:
- the LOC114421279 gene encoding thaumatin-like protein, whose product is MAMMGSMLLSLRPFLTTIFFLTLTVLKVSASSSVIFYNKCPHPVWPGIQPSAGKPVLARGGFKLAPNRAYSLQLPALWSGRFWGRHGCSFDAGGRGRCATGDCGGSLFCNGIGGSPPATLAEFTLGNEQDFYDVSLVDGYNLPISITPFKGSGKCSYAGCVSDLNTMCPVGLQVRSRDNKRVVACKSACSAFNSPRYCCTGSYGSPQACKPTVYSKIFKTACPKAYSYAYDDPTSIATCTKANYLVTFCPHRR